The Skermanella pratensis genome has a window encoding:
- a CDS encoding polysaccharide deacetylase family protein has translation MRAEKQKVLFEDDWNPIKAPPELPPILLVVVDAEEEFDWSAPFSRDQRSVRSMAAQGPMHRIFEKFGIRPTYVVDYPVASQRDGFEPLRDLLKDDACLIGTQLHPWVNPPFDEEVSERNSFPGNLPPDLERAKLEALTRAIEDGLGLTPRIYKAGRYGLGPRTFRTLGELGYCIDLSAVPGADLRVHHGPDFRRVEPQPYWIGPPGRLLELPLTRGYVGLLSGQGPGLEGALESPVAQACRIPGVLSRLGLIDRIILTPEGVPPAQHMALVRAMIRRGQRIFMLSYHSPSMVPGNTPYVRTQRDLDVFMDRVEGFCERFFGELGGTAGDPLSVRDLLKRHAGLARDEQPNRAPAVRPAARQCSSSG, from the coding sequence ATGCGGGCGGAAAAGCAAAAAGTCCTGTTCGAGGACGACTGGAATCCAATCAAGGCTCCGCCCGAACTTCCCCCGATCCTGCTGGTGGTGGTGGATGCGGAGGAGGAGTTCGACTGGTCGGCCCCCTTCTCCCGCGATCAGCGCAGCGTCCGTTCCATGGCGGCCCAGGGCCCCATGCACCGCATCTTCGAGAAGTTCGGCATCCGTCCCACCTACGTCGTCGACTATCCCGTGGCGAGCCAGCGCGACGGGTTCGAACCGCTCCGCGACCTGCTGAAGGACGACGCCTGCCTGATCGGGACCCAGCTCCACCCCTGGGTCAACCCGCCGTTCGACGAGGAGGTCTCCGAGCGCAACTCGTTCCCCGGCAACCTGCCGCCCGACCTGGAACGGGCCAAGCTGGAGGCGCTGACCCGCGCGATCGAGGACGGGCTCGGGCTGACGCCGCGGATCTACAAGGCCGGCCGCTACGGGCTCGGCCCGCGTACCTTCCGGACGCTCGGAGAGCTGGGATACTGCATCGACCTGAGCGCCGTTCCGGGAGCGGACCTCCGGGTGCATCACGGTCCCGATTTCCGGCGGGTCGAGCCGCAGCCCTACTGGATCGGCCCGCCGGGCCGGCTGCTGGAGCTGCCGCTGACCCGGGGCTATGTCGGGCTGCTGTCCGGCCAGGGTCCCGGCCTGGAAGGGGCGCTCGAGTCGCCGGTGGCCCAGGCCTGCCGGATACCCGGCGTGCTGTCGCGCCTGGGGCTGATCGACCGGATCATCCTGACCCCGGAAGGGGTGCCGCCGGCCCAGCACATGGCCCTGGTCCGCGCGATGATCCGGCGCGGCCAGCGCATCTTCATGCTGTCCTACCACAGCCCGTCCATGGTGCCGGGAAACACGCCCTATGTGCGGACCCAGCGCGACCTGGACGTCTTCATGGACCGGGTGGAAGGCTTCTGCGAGCGCTTCTTCGGCGAGTTGGGCGGGACCGCCGGCGATCCCCTGTCGGTGCGCGATCTCCTGAAGCGGCACGCGGGACTGGCCCGCGACGAACAGCCGAACCGGGCGCCCGCGGTCCGCCCGGCGGCACGGCAGTGCTCGTCGAGCGGCTGA